One Silene latifolia isolate original U9 population chromosome 4, ASM4854445v1, whole genome shotgun sequence DNA segment encodes these proteins:
- the LOC141651883 gene encoding uncharacterized protein LOC141651883: MSILRFSHEYACGGNFEAKKTARKVLESGFFWPTLFRDAHAMVKTCDRCQRVAGLHRKLQLQELEEIRNDAYENASIYKARTRAWHDNMISRRVFQVGEKVLLFQNRLRLFSGKLRSRWMGPYEVVKVFQHGAIEIKCLKSGKVLKVNGQRLKHYHEGIEVGEVETLHLVDPIYSN, translated from the exons ATGTCAATTCTCCGGTTTAGTCACGAGTATGCTTGTGGCGGGAATTTTGAAGCCAAGAAAACGGCTAGAAAGGTGTTGgaaagcggtttcttttggcCCACATTATTCCGAGATGCTCATGCCATGGTGAAGACATGCGATAGATGCCAAAGAGTTG CGGGACTTCATAGGAAACTTCAACTACAAGAGTTGGAAGAAATCCGGAATGATGCTTATGAGAATGCTTCCATTTACAAGGCAAGAACAAGAGCatggcatgataatatgatttcacGAAGAGTGTTCCAAGTGGGAGAGAAAGTCTTACTTTTCCAAAATCGACTTAGACTTTTCTCCGGGAAATTGAGGTCTAGGTGGATGGGACCATATGAAGTGGTGAAAGTTTTTCAACATGGAGCAATTGAAATCAAATGCTTGAAATCCGGAAAAGTTTTGAAAGTGAATGGGCAAAGGCTAAAGCATTATCATGAAGGAATTGAAGTGGGTGAAGTGGAAACACTCCATCTTGTTGATCCAATCTACTCAAATTGA
- the LOC141653750 gene encoding peptidyl-prolyl cis-trans isomerase FKBP43: MVFWGVEVKPGKTFTLFHDYTSPRLRITQATVGVGSSNHKSTLVQCNVGNKAPVLLCSLLPEKMESIHLDLEFQEAEDVTFSVIGPRSVHLTGYILPKTRHLVAADDESESYGEDVGDADTEVSGEVSDDDDYGGSFIDDGEPTYRSPSPSSSEEVKKGKKKKNSKSKGTRKRLKKKYELSESENENATSLKTRSRNCVLIDESDEDDQKPISSLLGNAKTDSEALKRKHDDVSVKKSNDYESDDGKVTRKNRDNIVGQITDDNQDNMTTKKLDIVPGKALDDCQASDRKVKKRKKVDDVAEQAVDGCPDREVQRKVDDVAVRATEDSLSNDRKSKKKKKVDDVAALAAHDSQSEDRKVKKKKRKDKKNASLVDTEMPSNMGDNEANGLPENLETSDLCTRTIFGGLVVEELKIGEQDGKIASSGRKVTVHYTGRLKEQGQVFDSTVGKSPLKFRLGKDDALDGLHLGIDGMRVGGKRRLVIPPELGFGSKGANDVPPNAWLVMDVELLKVR, encoded by the exons ATGGTTTTCTGGG gAGTTGAAGTTAAACCCGGCAAAACATTTACACTCTTTCACGATTATACTTCCCCGAGGCTCCGAATTACACAG GCTACAGTTGGAGTAGGCTCTTCCAATCACAAGAGCACTTTGGTTCAGTGTAATGTGGGAAACAAGGCTCCTGTGTTGTTATGCTCTTTATTGCCCGAAAAAATGGAGTCAATCCATTTAGATTTGGAATTTCAAGAGGCTGAGGATGTCACTTTCTCTGTTATTGGTCCACGCAGCGTTCATCTCACTGGCTATATCCTGCCAAAAACGCGGCACCTTGTAGCTGCTGATGATGAGTC TGAATCATATGGAGAAGATGTTGGAGATGCAGACACTGAAGTATCGGGTGAGGTCAGTGACGATGATGACTATGGGGGTAGTTTCATTGATGATGGTGAACCAACTTATCGTTCTCCATCACCTTCTTCTAGTGAGGAAG tgaaaaaggggaagaaaaagaaaaatagtaAGAGCAAAGGCACCCGTAAGCGGCTTAAGAAGAAATATGAATTGAGTGAATCTGAAAATGAGAACGCGACTTCTTTGAAAACCCGTAGTCGAAATTGTGTGTTAATTGATGAAAGTGACGAGGATGATCAGAAGCCTATATCATCGCTCCTTGGAAATGCAAAGACAGACTCTGAAGCTTTGAAAAG AAAACATGATGATGTTTCTGTGAAGAAAAGTAATGACTATGAGTCTGATGACGGAAAAGTGACAAGAAAGAACCGCGATAATATTGTTGGGCAGATAACTGATGATAATCAGGACAACATGACTACAAAAAAGCTGGATATTGTTCCTGGGAAGGCATTAGATGATTGCCAAGCTAGTGACAGGAAAGTCAAGAAAAGAAAGAAGGTAGATGACGTTGCTGAGCAGGCAGTTGATGGTTGTCCTGACCGAGAAGTTCAGAGAAAGGTGGATGATGTTGCTGTGCGAGCAACTGAAGATTCTCTTTCTAATGACAGAAAAtcgaagaaaaaaaagaaggtaGATGATGTTGCTGCATTGGCAGCTCATGATAGTCAGTCCGAGGACAGAAAAGTTAAGAAAAAGAAGCGAAAGGACAAAAAGAATGCGTCACTAGTGGACACAGAAATGCCTTCAAACATGGGAGATAACGAGGCTAATGGTTTGCCGGAGAATTTGGAAACATCAGATCTCTGTACGAGGACTATCTTTGGTGGCTTGGTTGTTGAGGAGCTAAAAATCGGGGAACAAGATGGAAAAATAGCCTCTTCAGGTAGAAAG GTCACTGTTCATTATACTGGTAGACTTAAGGAGCAAGGCCAGGTGTTTGACTCAACTGTTGGAAAAAGTCCACTCAAGTTTCGCCTAG GAAAAGATGATGCTTTGGATGGACTACATCTTGGAATTGATG GTATGCGAGTTGGTGGTAAACGGAGGCTTGTCATCCCACCTGAATTAGG ATTTGGGAGTAAAGGCGCTAATGACGTGCCACCAAATGCATGGCTTGTAATGGATGTCGAGTTGCTTAAAGTTCGTTGA